The Paenalcaligenes faecalis genome has a window encoding:
- a CDS encoding methyl-accepting chemotaxis protein, giving the protein MKRLFSFNDLKVRTSLIIVLLFFILALIGGAALGILSLRQNNAALQQIVQHQQAADALNTSLDRYKETQTLLGRALASYAQNVGSQDYTTLSSWVEEGAGVAQSLDGKTGYLLEQARMRLQSSQENFARYENLGSQVSELERGYKRIIEQYHALIANGVTPLMDFLQEGRISEFNSLLNSRVSSLEEDLYTEVMQQTLQQKDIVEGHAQREAKQYALVMQLVSVAMIFSFLISVLVYWFLNRMVLLPLRRIDEHFSQIAQGNLTEVIDTTSTNEIGVLFKGLGHMQLELQRMVLSVRQGVEQIRSHAGDIYSGTVDLSSRSTNQVSALQQTAASMDELSSTVQQNTANATEANQVAQKSSQVARQGGEAVASVVHTMQEISSSADKISDIVNVIDSIAFQTNILALNAAVEAARAGEQGRGFAVVAGEVRSLAQRSAQAAREIKALITDSLQKVHTGTQQVDQAGKVVGDVVHAVEGVTTLMSEISDASNEQSIGIEQVNRAVLEMDSVVQQNTRLVQQAALAAESLQDHAERLSEVVAIFRMNENVVIEMSEGDMDNHTLSHALDEHIYITER; this is encoded by the coding sequence ATGAAACGCTTATTTAGTTTTAACGACTTAAAAGTTAGAACAAGTTTGATCATCGTGCTTTTGTTTTTTATTTTGGCTTTAATTGGTGGGGCTGCTTTAGGCATTCTATCTCTGCGCCAAAATAATGCAGCACTTCAGCAGATCGTACAACACCAACAGGCTGCTGATGCCCTAAACACGTCTTTGGACCGCTACAAGGAAACCCAAACCCTTTTAGGGCGAGCTCTGGCTAGCTATGCCCAAAATGTGGGAAGCCAAGACTACACAACATTAAGCTCTTGGGTCGAAGAGGGTGCGGGTGTGGCGCAGAGTTTGGATGGAAAAACGGGATATCTACTTGAGCAGGCACGTATGCGACTACAGTCCTCTCAAGAGAATTTTGCTCGTTATGAAAATCTAGGTAGTCAGGTGTCCGAGTTAGAGCGAGGGTATAAGCGGATTATCGAGCAATATCATGCGCTTATTGCTAATGGGGTGACGCCATTAATGGATTTTCTCCAAGAGGGACGTATTAGTGAGTTTAATTCGCTTTTAAATTCACGGGTAAGCTCCCTGGAGGAAGACCTTTATACTGAGGTGATGCAACAGACCTTGCAGCAAAAAGATATTGTAGAGGGTCATGCTCAACGTGAGGCTAAACAGTATGCACTTGTTATGCAGCTAGTTAGCGTGGCGATGATTTTTTCCTTTTTGATTTCTGTACTGGTTTATTGGTTTTTAAATCGGATGGTGCTATTACCTTTGCGGCGTATTGATGAGCATTTCTCGCAGATCGCTCAAGGCAACTTAACTGAGGTTATTGATACTACGTCAACGAATGAAATTGGCGTGTTATTTAAGGGCCTTGGTCATATGCAACTTGAACTGCAGCGAATGGTGCTCAGTGTAAGGCAGGGCGTAGAGCAGATTCGGTCACATGCAGGTGATATTTATAGTGGGACTGTGGACTTAAGCAGTCGATCTACGAATCAAGTATCCGCTTTGCAACAGACGGCTGCCAGTATGGATGAATTGTCGAGTACAGTGCAGCAAAATACGGCTAATGCCACCGAGGCCAATCAGGTAGCTCAAAAAAGCTCTCAGGTTGCACGACAAGGTGGAGAGGCTGTTGCGTCTGTGGTGCACACCATGCAGGAAATCTCTAGCAGTGCCGATAAGATTTCCGATATTGTGAATGTTATCGATAGTATTGCTTTTCAAACGAATATATTGGCACTGAACGCGGCTGTAGAGGCTGCTCGTGCCGGAGAGCAAGGCCGTGGCTTTGCTGTTGTAGCCGGGGAGGTTAGGTCTTTGGCTCAACGCAGCGCCCAAGCCGCTCGTGAGATCAAAGCACTTATTACGGACTCGTTACAAAAAGTGCACACTGGTACACAACAGGTTGATCAGGCAGGGAAAGTTGTAGGAGACGTAGTACATGCTGTCGAAGGTGTTACTACGTTAATGAGTGAGATATCCGATGCTTCTAATGAGCAATCTATAGGCATCGAGCAAGTTAACCGAGCCGTATTGGAAATGGACTCGGTGGTGCAGCAAAATACACGTTTAGTTCAGCAGGCTGCGTTAGCTGCAGAGTCGCTACAAGATCATGCAGAACGACTCTCTGAAGTTGTTGCTATTTTTAGAATGAATGAGAATGTGGTGATTGAGATGTCCGAAGGGGATATGGATAATCATACGCTTTCTCATGCTTTAGACGAGCATATTTATATTACGGAGCGCTAG
- a CDS encoding chemotaxis protein CheW: MSNHLAAGTERSESSGKEYLVFILEEQEYGIDILKVQEIRGYEAQTVTRIANVPPFIKGVTNLRGVIVPIVDLRIKFNLQDISYDHQTVVVILNLETRVVGVVVDGVSDVLMLQKEQISDAPQFGSAVLSTEYLTGIGTLAERMLILVDIEKLMTSEEMALVDNAVM; the protein is encoded by the coding sequence ATGAGTAACCACTTGGCTGCCGGAACAGAACGCAGTGAGAGCAGCGGCAAAGAGTACTTAGTCTTTATTCTTGAGGAGCAAGAGTACGGTATTGATATTCTTAAGGTCCAAGAGATTCGTGGCTACGAAGCTCAAACAGTCACTCGTATTGCAAATGTGCCCCCTTTTATTAAAGGGGTGACTAATTTACGTGGTGTGATTGTTCCTATTGTGGATTTACGAATTAAATTTAATCTACAGGACATATCGTATGACCACCAAACGGTTGTGGTTATTTTGAATTTAGAAACGCGGGTTGTTGGGGTGGTAGTTGATGGCGTTTCTGATGTGTTAATGCTGCAAAAAGAACAAATTAGCGATGCACCGCAGTTTGGTAGTGCTGTTCTTTCTACCGAGTATTTGACCGGTATTGGAACCTTAGCAGAGCGTATGTTGATTTTGGTCGACATAGAAAAACTAATGACTAGCGAAGAAATGGCGTTGGTAGATAATGCGGTGATGTAA
- the cheA gene encoding chemotaxis protein CheA has product MSSGVDLSQFYDTFFDEADELLADMERLLLELDIDDPDGDMLNAIFRAAHSIKGGAATFGCFGHLADTTHLLENLLDFIRDGEMALRQDLIDLFLETKDILSDQVVAYRNGASPDEDTYQHICAQLRQIAKEHAEGTGAVKEAPVAVEPAPAAAPTPSSTSNDKLPLRLTVSNAADKDLDVLREEMALMGDILHEEKGDNSLSIWLETTASADDIEAVCCFVVNTDQLSIAYEAIPGQAPKTETIPKAPQVEAAPEPVVTAPPAVVDEPKAVAATNTTKKAAKPAAPSARSESSTLRVGVEKVDQIINLVGELVITQAMLVQTASTLDPVIHDRLLNGIEQLERNARDLQEAVMSIRMMPMDYVFSRFPRVVRENAARMEKEIRLVTRGAATELDKSLIERIIDPLTHLVRNSIDHGIEMPDQREAAGKKREGTLTLSAQHQGGHIVIEVIDDGGGLKRDKILKKALANGLTTNENLPDEELWQLLFAPGFSTAEQVTAISGRGVGMDVVRRNIQSMGGHVQMFSREGQGTTTRIVLPLTLAILDGMSVQVGEETFILPLSHVTESMQPTEEQMRNMTVEDRVMYVRGEYLPVVSLGDVFSVDGYEKDMKKAIAVVLQAEDMRFALIVDHLIGQHQVVVKNLEANYRKIPGISAATILGDGSVALIVDVFALHRLTRERSSLSTATLN; this is encoded by the coding sequence ATGAGCTCCGGTGTCGATTTAAGTCAATTCTACGATACATTCTTTGATGAGGCTGATGAGCTTCTGGCTGATATGGAGCGATTATTGCTAGAGCTGGATATTGATGATCCAGACGGTGATATGCTCAATGCTATATTCCGTGCTGCTCACTCTATTAAGGGTGGGGCTGCTACATTTGGCTGTTTTGGTCATTTGGCTGATACAACCCATTTGTTAGAAAACCTGCTTGATTTTATACGTGATGGCGAGATGGCCTTGCGCCAAGACTTGATTGATTTATTTTTGGAAACCAAAGATATTCTAAGTGATCAGGTCGTTGCTTATCGTAATGGTGCTAGCCCTGACGAAGACACTTACCAGCATATCTGTGCTCAATTACGACAAATCGCCAAAGAGCACGCAGAGGGAACCGGTGCAGTCAAAGAAGCACCGGTTGCGGTAGAGCCTGCCCCAGCTGCGGCTCCCACTCCATCATCCACTTCGAATGATAAGCTGCCCTTGCGTTTAACGGTTTCTAATGCCGCTGATAAGGACTTAGATGTTCTTCGTGAAGAAATGGCCTTAATGGGTGACATCTTGCACGAAGAGAAAGGCGATAATTCACTATCTATTTGGCTAGAAACCACTGCGTCGGCAGATGATATTGAGGCAGTATGTTGTTTCGTTGTTAATACAGATCAATTGTCTATTGCTTACGAGGCTATTCCGGGCCAAGCGCCTAAGACAGAGACCATTCCAAAAGCCCCTCAAGTCGAGGCCGCCCCAGAGCCAGTGGTGACAGCGCCCCCAGCGGTCGTTGATGAGCCAAAAGCTGTTGCAGCAACCAATACAACCAAAAAAGCAGCTAAACCCGCCGCACCTTCTGCCCGAAGTGAGTCCAGTACATTACGTGTTGGCGTAGAGAAAGTAGACCAAATCATTAACTTGGTGGGTGAGCTCGTGATTACGCAAGCGATGTTGGTGCAGACAGCGTCTACGCTAGATCCAGTGATCCATGACCGCTTACTTAATGGCATTGAGCAATTAGAACGTAATGCGCGCGACCTGCAAGAGGCAGTTATGTCTATCCGCATGATGCCAATGGACTATGTGTTTAGTCGTTTTCCGCGAGTGGTTCGTGAAAATGCAGCACGTATGGAAAAAGAGATCCGCCTAGTGACGCGTGGTGCTGCTACAGAGCTAGATAAAAGCTTAATTGAGCGTATTATTGACCCGCTTACGCATTTGGTTCGAAACAGTATCGACCACGGGATTGAGATGCCGGATCAGCGAGAGGCAGCGGGTAAAAAACGTGAGGGTACATTAACCCTATCAGCTCAGCATCAAGGCGGTCATATCGTAATCGAAGTGATTGATGATGGTGGCGGATTAAAACGCGATAAGATTCTTAAAAAAGCCTTAGCTAATGGCTTAACAACTAATGAAAACCTACCTGATGAGGAACTATGGCAGCTGTTATTTGCTCCTGGTTTTTCGACTGCAGAACAAGTCACAGCTATTTCTGGTCGTGGGGTAGGGATGGACGTAGTACGCCGTAACATTCAAAGTATGGGTGGTCATGTGCAGATGTTCTCTCGCGAAGGACAGGGTACTACTACACGTATTGTGTTGCCTTTAACATTAGCTATTTTGGATGGGATGTCAGTGCAGGTCGGAGAGGAAACCTTTATTCTTCCTCTCAGCCACGTTACGGAATCCATGCAGCCTACCGAGGAGCAAATGCGCAATATGACGGTCGAGGACCGAGTCATGTATGTGCGTGGTGAGTATTTGCCCGTTGTGTCTTTGGGGGATGTATTCTCTGTTGATGGTTACGAAAAAGACATGAAAAAGGCCATTGCAGTCGTATTACAAGCAGAGGACATGCGATTTGCATTAATTGTTGATCATTTGATTGGTCAGCATCAGGTAGTTGTAAAAAACCTAGAGGCTAACTATCGCAAAATTCCAGGTATCTCAGCCGCCACTATTCTCGGAGACGGTAGTGTGGCGCTGATTGTAGATGTATTTGCTTTGCATCGCCTAACCCGCGAGCGCAGCTCTTTATCAACAGCAACGCTTAACTAA